The sequence TAGCAGACCAGATAAGACACTAAAGACAAATTCAACCATGAATATTGATCCCTGCACCCAGCAAAGACAGAAAATTAATCTACCATACAATGATCTACTTAAGTTAAGTGTGCACCTTCATGTCACAAAATTTGTGCCACCCCAACATACAGAAATATGGTACTATGCATTTGGATGTTGGCACGGTGAAGATGCAAAAAAACAGGCAATAACTTTAGAACACCGCGACACCAGCATTATCAACAGACACCTCGGTCAAAAAAAACTACCTGCAGGTCGATGCAATAATAAATGGGATTGAAATGATTTGGGTTAAACGAAAGAATGTTGCGAACAAatcttttcatcacatcgaaactAGACAAGCGGTTGTTTCTTGACATTCGACATCAGTCACCTGCAGCTCGTCGAAATCTTCAAATCTCCCACTCATCCTTCCTGTTAGATCAGAAGGTATCATCACACCAAGTATTGCCCTTTCAATGATTTCAGGGTCATCCACGACATTGTCTCAAACCACCACCAGCGCTATCTATCTATGCCGCCGCATTTCGGCCTTTCTTCGACTTACTCTTGTTTTCTTgtgtcttctttttcttctcttctggtGTCGTCCACACATAATCAGCAgggatgacaaatgggtcctGGATGTCCTCTACACGGCTGCTGGGGCCTGGAGCTGTTGAGAAGTTCTGATGGTAAGGAGCCTTGATCCATTGAATCCAAGAACTTGAGGAAGACTGCGCCACTGGGCTCTTGCTATTGTCAGGGCTGGATGGCGGTGTGGTGAACTCCTCTAATGGCTGTAGCTCTTCAAACTTTGTGAATGTCACAAGTACCCTGATTGTGGGTACAACTGGGATGGCAACCTGAGAGTAATAAAGTGTTAATACATCACCAATTCATCATGTTACAGAATCCAGCAAAATTATTTCAACAGACTAACAGCTATAATGTAAAAATTTCTGTTCAAGCAATACCAGAAGGCATATATGGCAAATAGGATAGTATTATCAATGCTTTAACAACTCTGCACACACACTGCTCTTTTCAAAACTGTTTACCTACTGACTATTATCATCTGAGCTGAAAGTATCACTGTATAAGTGTCGGTAGCAACAATATCAGATAATACACCGTATTGTATTCTGTAAATAGAACATAGATAGCACTGGTATCTTTCTTTTAATAGTAAGTTTTGAATATATTCTCTCCAGTTCCAGTTATCCGTTTCTTACACCTCAGCCCATTCCCACAACACCTATTGACCTCCCTACATAATTGACGCCCTGGTTCCTTCCAACAAAATCAAATGGACTTCCAACAAAATCAAATGGACGGATTGCCATAATTCTGTTAATGCCCTCTGCCGGATATGCCATTTTGAAGATACCAAGATAGCAATGACATGGAAACACACCACTATTGACAGAGCAAATGCAAAAGTATCATATGTCATTTATAAGCGCACAGCTATGTCATACATTTGCTATCTGAATCCAGAGAAACAGATGCCATTACAGGTCAAAGCTAGTGCATAAAAATATCTAAGCCAAATCCCATAAACAAACCACTTGAATTATAGACATCACAAAAGTATATCTCAgtaactaaatttgaataattaGCTCCATATACTCTAGACCTCTTCATTAAATAGAGTATCACGTCTAAAATAACTGAGCTCTATAAACAATCAAAGGATTTCGCATGCTTTCCATGGAATGACGGAATTCCCCTTGCTTAGTTTTCGCTCCGCTCGTGCGCGGCACTCCTTGCTTGCGGGGCGGCATATCGGAAAGTCTATTATATTCTTTGATGGATGTGCTGCTTTCAATACAATGCATCGATGAAGTTGATATCTAGCACTTTTTTGCTAGGAAATGAAGCTACAATATATCATATGAGCTATGAATCTACAGCATGCAAATATGGTGTTAATCTCAATTTATCTTGGAGAAGACATTTGATCAAATAAGCAATGTAGATACAAATtcagatcaaaatatataatagttacaAGTTAGCATGTCAACCTTACAAACTAGTAGTAACTAGCATCATGCCAGGCACTGCAACATTGGTCAAATAAGCAATGCAGATACAAATTCTGAGCAAAATATATAATACTTACTAGTTAGCACATCAACCTTACAAACGAACTCACATGTTGCCAGGCATTGCAATAGTCAATAGACACCAAATATGACAGTTCAAAATGCTAAATATAATTATCCTCAAACCTAAAAATGTATACAATCAGCAACCTACCTTAGTACCTACACTGATACACACATGTGCAAAGAATGCAGCTATTTACAAACATGATACGAAACCACAAACATGTCTAGGTGtaactaattacaaaatatcTTTATGAGTGGGGAATGGGTGTAGACTACACCATCACCCACAACTACTTTTAAAACAGTATGGAAATGGGATCAAAAGGGAGAAATATCTTGATTTTGTAATGTATCGGATGTCACCATAGCAACTCAACTGAGAATAGTTACAGCTACCAGACTTAAAGTGCCAATCCAAGAAAAATACAGGATAGCCAATATTATTGAATTTTGTTTCAGGTATTCATATGTACATTCAATATGACATGTTTGGTTTTATAAGATTTTGCATCTGTCCATTAAATTCAAGAGGCAATCAGAGTTTGAGACAACTTCCAGTCTTATAAGTGCAGAACAAGGACTAGATCTCCCAGAGGAAAAGGAGAAATGACGCATCATAGTTAATACTGTAAATGAAAGTATATCAAAGATACAAcatatatggcaacatatcctatgcacacaggccctcacgtgtacacacgtgcacaccaactaaaaaatgtcaccaaaaaatctagaaaaaatcatacacatactttcaattgtattacacctagggttaaaatcttaacgtcaaattcattatattttagccgtaacaaaaaaaacaaaaaatctgacagttttaaggttgcaattttgtcagaattttatcttttttgttattctctatgtagaatgaatttgaagatgcgactttgcacgtagatgtaatactattgaaagtatatgtatgaattttcctagaattttttgtgataatttttagttggtgtacacggtgtgtacatgtgagggcctgtgtgcataggatacgctccccaaCATATATACCATATAAATTCTGATATCGGGGGCAAATCTACCTTGCTAGTTGCTGCCTAACAAATAATCCCTTTGTTCAGAAATACATATAATTTTGGACAATTACATGGTCTTTAAAATACAATTggaccattattttctattgttATGTTATGTACTCATGAAACAAAACAATTTAGATATTATGTAAGTACTCTAAGACGAATCTACACATATATGATTTTCTTGCATCCAATGTAAACATTTTAAAAGACATTGATACAATGTTTAAAAAGCTTTACCAAAGGTATGTCCAACACGAATATTTATGACCAGAGGGAGAAACTCTATTACAAATCTactataaaagttatttttagatGGCTATCAGGCTCATGCTAATCCAAAATGCATAAGGTCTATATCGTCCTTTTATAATGAATGAAACAGGAGACAAGTGGAAAAGGAATAAGAACTCTCGAGGATTTAATATTACAGGGCCACTCAAGATATTCAAGCATAAGGCTCCTCTTGTAATAAATACATAGCGCCTTTTCTTGGAGTTCATTTATTTACTAGTTGAGTAGCTATATGTCATATATGATGTAGAAATAGCATCTATTCAATAccaaataattattatttgtttatcAACTTATTATCCATGTCTTGACGTACCACCAAGTGCAAAGTGCAAACAAGGACCTCAAATTATACATTATTAAAAAGAACGAGAATCTAAAAAAGCTCTATAACTAACAATGATAAAGGCACACAAGTACACATTTATATGGACTCATTGATTACTAGTAGATGGTGCTCTAATAGTTCAGTAACATGCACGCTCAACAGTGCAAGGAGTTCAAAATTGTACAAATAACCAGAAATGAACATAGTAAAACTTGCACGTTGTAGCCGAACACTAACAAAATACTGTAGCTCTGACAAGCAAGAATAAACTTGACACTAGTTGGGGCAGAAAGAATTGCGGCACAGTAAATGCATAACAAACATATACGTGCAATTATAAGTTAAGCTAATACCTTGACTGGAAAAGTTCCTGGTGGCAGTTTTGTTGTAAGGAGATCTCTCAAGCGACGGATCGCCTTCACCTTGTTCGCAAGAATATCAAGCAGTGGCAAGAGCTCCTCAGTCCGAAGAGGGAAGTTAGGAGAAAGCCAGAGAACAGGCCTTAGACCTTTCTTGTACTCGCTTTCTTTGCTACCTTCTTTGCGCCTATGTCCACACTCCGACGAAGCAGCAGGTCTCCGATAATCCCTTTCCTTGCCCCTTCTGCTCTCATCCCCTCTTACTACATCTACCGAATGCCTTCCTGGCCTAGTTTGTACATTCGATGGAGATTCAATAAGGATATCGCTCACCTTCTCATCTACACAGAGCGAACTCCTTGGAGGTGCCATCTTCTTCGTCCCCTCTAGCTTGCTACTCTGAACCCTCTTTCCCCAATGACCAAACCAACCTTTCTTATCATGTTTACTATCCCCATTTCCGGAGATGCTCAAATCCTCAATTggtatctctctctccctcggctcaACACAGCTATGTCGAGGACCAACAAACGTGTCGGACTGGCCTTCACCACCAGCACCATCAGGAGAGTCCATCTTAAGTGCGGCTTCCAActgcttcttctcctcttcaGTCAGAACATCGTCGAAGCCCTCGCTCTCGGTATCGTTCTCGTTGCAAGCCGAGAAGAATTCCTCGTCCGTCATCGCGCCGGGGACCCTCCTTGATTTGACACTGACCATCACATGGTGCATGTCATACACCTTGGCCTTCCATGGCCCAACCGACTCGGTCCTCTCCTGGCGCCGCCATGTGAGCTGCGGGAGCAGCACGGCCTGCGTGACGTCTATTCCGGGGCGGAAGATGTTGGTCTGTGACATGGCGGTGACCTCCTGCTGCACCTCGGCCTCGGAGGCGGGCGCGCCAGCGCCTTCCAGGGCGTTCATCACCTCCTTGTCCTTGTGGTTGATCATGCAGAGGGAGCCCGGGGGCACCTTGCCGTCGTCGGAGCCCTCGCCGAGGAAGAGTATGGTCTGGTCGGAGCGCTGGATCTTGAAGCCGTCGAAGCCGGCGAGGGTCATGTCGGCGCGGAGGTTGGCGCCGCGCTTCCAGACCCGGTAGGTGTCGGAGGGGGCGA is a genomic window of Oryza glaberrima chromosome 7, OglaRS2, whole genome shotgun sequence containing:
- the LOC127779487 gene encoding uncharacterized protein LOC127779487 gives rise to the protein MAGVDAARYAHSEAHHAVATRDHAALRRVLDALPRARRPEEIRTEADSVAEEARAEAASAVIDRRDVPGRETPLHLAVRLGDAAAAEMLMAAGADWSLQNEQGWSALQEAICAREEALARVIVRHYQPLAWAKWCRRLPRVVAAMRRMRDFYMEITFHFESSVIPFISRIAPSDTYRVWKRGANLRADMTLAGFDGFKIQRSDQTILFLGEGSDDGKVPPGSLCMINHKDKEVMNALEGAGAPASEAEVQQEVTAMSQTNIFRPGIDVTQAVLLPQLTWRRQERTESVGPWKAKVYDMHHVMVSVKSRRVPGAMTDEEFFSACNENDTESEGFDDVLTEEEKKQLEAALKMDSPDGAGGEGQSDTFVGPRHSCVEPREREIPIEDLSISGNGDSKHDKKGWFGHWGKRVQSSKLEGTKKMAPPRSSLCVDEKVSDILIESPSNVQTRPGRHSVDVVRGDESRRGKERDYRRPAASSECGHRRKEGSKESEYKKGLRPVLWLSPNFPLRTEELLPLLDILANKVKAIRRLRDLLTTKLPPGTFPVKVAIPVVPTIRVLVTFTKFEELQPLEEFTTPPSSPDNSKSPVAQSSSSSWIQWIKAPYHQNFSTAPGPSSRVEDIQDPFVIPADYVWTTPEEKKKKTQENKSKSKKGRNAAA